The segment CAAGAACCACAGAAATTTTTAATGGAACGGGACTTTTATTACCAACAAAATCATCCGCCCCAATAAACGAAGTTGCTGTAAAATCTTCAGCAGGAGCTATATTTCATCTTCTCATATCAAGAGTAGAAAATTTAAGTGAAGAACTAAAAAAGTTTAAAAAACTTGGCGGAAAAATTTACGCACTAGAAACAGGAGGAAAGGATATAAGAGAAATTAAATTTGAAAAACCAGCTGCTCTTGTTCTTGGTGCAGAAGGAAGGGGAATAAGCAAAGAGGTTCTTTCTATTTCAGACGAAATAGTTACAGTTCCAACTTTTGGAAAAACCCATTCCCTTAATGTTTCAGTAGCTTGTGGAATCGCCGCCTTTAAGCTTTGCATAGGCTAACTT is part of the Desulfurobacteriaceae bacterium genome and harbors:
- the rlmB gene encoding 23S rRNA (guanosine(2251)-2'-O)-methyltransferase RlmB, which encodes MCGKNAVYEARKSKKSIEKLYLQYGKYFDPEFLSFLEENNIRFQWAKKNQLEKLTKTKKHQGVVAILSPIDYVPCEKLFNQTTKEKNFFVVLDGITEPQNLGTIARTTEIFNGTGLLLPTKSSAPINEVAVKSSAGAIFHLLISRVENLSEELKKFKKLGGKIYALETGGKDIREIKFEKPAALVLGAEGRGISKEVLSISDEIVTVPTFGKTHSLNVSVACGIAAFKLCIG